From the genome of Azospirillum fermentarium:
GTCGACTCCGATCCCCACGCCGAGCGCGATTACCGGCAACGTCGCCACTTTTACCCCGATGCCCAGCCAAACCATCAGCGCTTCGCACAGCACCGACGTCAGCATCAGCGGGAAAATGGCGCAGACCACCGCCCGCCAGGACCTGAAGGTGATGTAGGCGAGGATGGTGACCGCGACGTAGACCAGCGCCAGCATTTCGGTGTTGGCCTTCTTCACGACGATGTTGGTCGCCGCCTCCACCCCGGCGTTGCCAGCCGCTTGCATGAAGCGCGCGCCAGGGGAATTGTTTTCGGCCGCGAATGCCTCGACCGCCGCCACCACGGACGCGAGCGTGTCCGCCTTGTGGTCCTTGAGGTACGCATAGACCGTCAGAAGGTCACAGTTCTGGTTGAACAACTCACGGGGTGCGCGGGTGACGATCGCATTCAGCACATCCTGCGACCGAACGACGTCATACCATTTGAGGTTTCCCTCGTTCATGCCGACGACCGACCGCTTGGCGACCACGGCCAGGGAATTCGTGGACTCCACGCCGTCCAACTGTTGCAGCCGCCATTCCAGCGCATCAAGCTTGATCAGCGTCGGATAGAGCGCGCACTGATATTCGGGCGTCCGGACCATGACCACGAAGATGTCGCTGCTGGCCGCGTAATTCGCGGTGACGAAGGCATTGTCGCGATTGTAGCGGGACTCCTTGAGCAGTTCCGGTGCGCCGGGGTCCAAGTCCCCGATCTTCAGATTCAGGCTGACGGCAAAGCCCATGACGCCGGTGGCCAGCGCCGCACCGACGCCCAGGGCGGCCACAGGTCGACGGGTGAAGCTGTCGAGGAAGGCCCAGAAGGCATGGCGCTTGTGGGCGGGGTCACCGAGATCCGCGGCTTCGGCCGCGATGGAGCGCATGGCGCCCTTGGCGCTCACCCCGGTGTAGGACAGCAGGATCGGCAGGAGAATGAGGTTGGTGAAGATCAGCACGGCGACGCCGATGCTCGCGGCGACGGCGAGTTCCTGGATGACGCGGATCTCGATCACCATCAGGACCGCGAAGCCCACCGCGTCGGCCAGGAGCGCGGTCAGTCCGGCCAGGAACAGGCGCCGGAACGTATAACGTGCCGCGACGAGCTTGTGGGTGCCACGGCCGATATCCTGCATCACGCCATTCATCTTCTGGGCGCCGTGGCTCATGCCGATGGCAAACACCAGAAACGGGACCAGGATCGAGTAGGGATCGAGCTGGTAGCCCAAGGTCGGCAGCAACCCCAGGAGCCACACCACGGCCACGATGGAGCAGGCCATGACGATCAAGGTGCTGCGCAGGCAGCGCGTGTACCAGAACAGGACAGCCGCACAGATCCCCATGGCCAGGCCGAAGAACGTGACGACCTGCTTCAGGCCGGAGATCAGATCGCCGACGATCTTGCCGAACCCCGTGATGTAGATGTTGACGTTTTCGGCCTGATACGTGTCGCGCAGCGCCTCCAGCCGCTGGGAAAGCTGGTGGTAGTCGAGCCGTTCCCCGGTTTGCGCGTTGACCTCCAGCAACGGCACGAAGAGCACCGACGAGCGGTGGTTGGCGGCGACCAGTTGCCCGATCTCACCAGACCGCTCGACGTTGCGGCGCACCTGCTCCAGGGATGCCGCCGAACCGTCGTAATCGTCGGGCATCACCGGGCCGCCGTCCAGCCCCTCCTCCGTCACGCCGGTCCAGCGGGTGGCAGGCGTCCAGAGGGATTTCATGTACGGCCGCTCGACGCCCGGCAGCAGGAAGACCGCGTCGTTGAGCCGGCGCAGGGTGTCGAGATAGGCCGCGTCGAAGATGGAGCCGGAACGGTTCTCGACGACGATGCGCAGCGCATTCCCCTGCCCGGCCAAGTCCGACTTGTTGGCCAGGTAATTGGCGATGAACGGATGCTTGGTGGGAATCATCTTTTCGAAGCTGGCGCCCAGCTCAAGCCGCGTCGCCTGAAACCCGAGGAATGCGGTCAGCAGCAGGCACAAAGCGATGATGAAAGTCCGGTTGTTGAACAGCAACCGCTCCCCAAACGAGCCGGACTGATGATCGAAATCCTTGATGTCGCGGATCACCGGCGCTTCCGAAAGATCGACGCTCGATTTCACTTACCGTCCTCCGCTGATGCTGCACCAACCGACAGACGCGCACTGCCCCTCAATCCAACCACGATCAGGTGCCCGTCCGCCGCGAGGGCGACATCCGCAGGGGGAAATGGGCTGATCTCAGGCAGCTTTTGGAAATTCTTCCCGTTGTCGACGCTGCGGTACGAACTGCCGAGCTCGTCCATGAGCACGAACGAACCGTCGCCGAGTTGCGTTTCGGCGGTGAACGACACCGGCGGCATGGGGACCGGCTCCCAGGACCGCCCTCCGTCGCCGGAGCGGCAGACCGTTCCCCGCAGACCGAAGGCAATCAGCACATCGCCGCCGGACATGGCCGCGACGCCGAAAAACGTTCCCTTAGCGGGCATCGAAATCACGTCGAAACGGTGGCCGCCATCGGTGGACCGGAACATTCCTCCCTGTTCCGCCGCGACGTGCAAGACGCCGCGGGCCGACAGGATGGCGTAGAGGTGCCGGCCCTGCGGATTATCGAACGCCCCGATCATTGACGACCACGTGCGCCCGCCGTCCGTGGTCCGGAACGCCAGCCCATAGGCCCCGACGACCAAAACCGTCTGCTCATCCATGGCGTGGACCGCCAGGAACGGCTTGTCCGCACCGTCCCTCACCAGCCGATCCGCCTCGGCGAGGCGGCGGGGGGAGCCCTCGTCGGCCGCCGCGGTACGCTCAATCGCCGCCGCCATGACCCCGTCCAACTGCTTGGTCCAGGTTTCCCCTCCGTCCCCCGTCGCCAGCACGACGCCGCTGTGCCCCACCGCCCATCCGCGGCGGGGAGTCGCGAAGGACACGGCGGTCAGGGTCACACTGACCGGAACCCGTGCTTGGCGCCACCGGACACCATGATCGTCGGACAGGAGGATCGTTCCCCGCTCGCCCACCGACACCAACCGATCGCCCGCCCGCGTGGCCGACGCCATCATCAGCTGGACGCTACGCTTCGAGACCGTTGCTTCGGCCTCCAGAGGGTCGCCGGCCGGCGCGGCGCACACCGCACCGACCGATCCCAGCACCGTCGAAAGGACCAGCAAGGCTGACATTGCGAGCGGCCATCGCCGGCGGGGGCATGGGGGCACCGCCGGCGATGGCCGGACATGCCCCTTGCCTTTACGACAGGGCGTCATCGAACCCCCTGCGAGGCGAGCGAATCGCCCGTGAAGAAAGCATTCGGCTTGGGCGGCACCGCCCGCCAGTACTCACCGTTCAGGAACTGAATGACGCTGTAAGTTCCGGCCTGGAGATTATAGACGATCGTCGGATCCGAGTTGATCGCCGGCACCTCGGGCGCCGCGATCGAGAACGACTGCGACGTGCGCCACAGCTTGCCGTCGGCGTCGTAGCCGTCGATCATGGTGATGGCCCACGTGTCCTCATCGAAATAGAAGGTCCGCCGGGGAACGACGTGGCGCTTGCCCGGCGTGAGCGTCGCCTCCACCACCCACACGCGATGCAATTCCCATCGCGTCTTGTCGGGATTGGTGTGATAGGGGACGAAAGCCTCGTCGGCCGGAGTGTTGAAGTAGCGGTTGTTGTTGTAAGGGATGAACATCTCCTTCTTGCCGACCAACTTCCATTCGTAGCGGTCGGGGCCTCCCCAGAAGCCGTTCACCTCGTCGAAGTAATTGGCGCCGGACGCCACGAAATCCGGCGTGTCGTAGCCGACCGTGGGAGCGCGGCGGACGCGCCGCTGGCCCACGAGGTACTGCCAGGCCTGGCGGGCATCGTCCGGGTCGGCACGGTCACGGACCACCAGGGACTCGCCGGCCTTGAAGGACGGTTCGGTGGAGACGAAGCGGGCCAGCAGATAGTCGCCGTTCCAGCTCTGCGCCGAGCCGTCCGGAAGATAATACGGCATCTGGTTGTTGTTGTCGGCCCGGTTGGCCATGGTCCGCCGTCCGTCGGCGGAACCGACCCAGTTGACGAAGCCGAACTCGACCGACGACGGCTTCACGCGCAGGGTGTGGTTCCAGTACAGCTCGATTCCAGTCTTCGGGATCGGGAACGGGATGCCGCCGTACGCGCCTTTGATCGCCAGCCCGCCCTTCTCCAGCGTGGCCGACGTCGCGTTCCTGAACGTGTTGTCGTACACGTATTGCGGCGCGGCCGCGGTCCGGTGGGCAGGGTAGACGTCGATCCGGTAGCTCGGATATCTGGTCAGGAGGGCCTTGACGCCTTCGCCGAGCTTGTCGGCGTACTGGCCCATGTTCTTGGCGGTGATCTGAAACAGCGGCTTCTCGCCGGGAAACGGATCGGCGGGCAGGTTGGAGGTGCGGCTGCCGGGCGTCGTCAGTCCGCCGTTCCAGGCCGGAATGCTCCCGTCCTTGTTGCCGGCCTTCTCCGCCCCCAGGGGCGTCAGCGTCGATTTGAGCTTTGCCGCTTCATCGGCGGTGACCGCAGCGTGCGACAGTCCGCCGGACAACAGCAGGACAACGACGCTTGCGAGTGACAAATTCTTGATCATCTTCTTCCCCACGGATCAGAAGGTGGTCTGAAGAGACAGGGAGACGTAGTCGCGATCGGCCAGCGTCTGCTTGTATGAATACTCGCGCTGGACCGGATCCAGGGTCAGCGGTCCCTTGGCGCCGAAGTACTTCACATACTGGAGGCTCATCCGCCACCGCTTCTCGTATTCCGCGGTCAGGCCGATGGTGATGTCGCCGCCCTTCTCCGGCCCGAAGACGGCGGGCCCCAGGGAGGAGCGTCCGCCGAAGGCGTAGCCCACGCTGATCGGCACGGTGAGATCGACCTGCGGCAGGACCTGGAAATAGTTGGCTTCGAAGCTGATCCGCGTGCCCCAAGCGCCACGGGTCACGCGCGGATCGAGCGGCCTGTCGTTGTCCACCGTCAGGCGGTGGTTGTACCCCAACTCCCCGATCAGTGATGCGCCATCCCAAAGGGAGTTTCCGTTCAGGACGGAAATGGCGGAAATGTTGACGTGCGCGCTCTTGCCCACCGGATACAGGCGACGGCCGCTTCCATTCGCGAGCCCGGTCGGATCGACGAACACATCGCCGTTCGCGCCGGCAAACGGCTGGTTGTTGCGCACGGAGAACTCGCCGGAGATGTTCGTGTCGCCAACCACCGTGGCGAAGCTGGCGCCGTAAACCTGGATGTTCTCCGGATAGACGAGGACGTAATCGCCGATGCTGGTGCCGAACGACGTCTGACCTTGCGCGTTCACACCAGGGCGGACATAGATTTTCGGCGTCTTGTCGTGGAAATTGGCACCGTACAGTCCGAATTCCCAGTTCGGCGACACCTTGTAGCGGATCTGCAGGCCGCCCTGGCCGGAGTTCTTCGCCTTGATGTCGCTGCCGCGGCCGAAATACAGGCCGCCCGGGCCAAACATCGGACCAGAGGCGTAGAGCACCTCGCCGCCCTCGTCGAGAATGTCGGCGACGCTGAAATAGCTGCCGGAGGCCGGCAACCGATACTTGCGCCACTCGAGCTGATAGTAGGCGCCGAGGGTGAGGTCGTCGGTCGCCTGAAACTGGCCGGAAACCTGGCCGATGGGGCGGCCGATCTCCTTGAACTGGGAATTGGGGACCGACAGCGCCTTGACCACGTCGATGGACGACTGCGCCGCGGCGATGCCGTTGGCCCCGAGGAAGAGGCTCTCGCCATACAGCAGCGTGTAGCGGCCGGCACGGAGCGACAGGTTCTTGTCGCCGATGTCGAAATTGCCGTAGGCGAACGCATCGAGAAGTTCGGCGTTGCGCCCGTGCAGACGCCGGGTGTCGCGGGTGAACTCGTTGTAGGCAGTGCTGGAATGATTGATCGTTCCCGGAGAATCGTTGTCGTTCTTCCGATTATAGACGCTGTCGTACCAAGCCGCTCCGGAAAGACGAACGCCGTATTTCCTCGCGTAGGCGACGTCCAGCTCGGACAGAAGGTCGAATCGGTTTGAAATCAGGCCGCGGCCGAAATTCAGGTCGCCGTCGTCAAGGTTGGAGTTCGGAATGCTTCCGGCCACGGCCGGGTCGCGGGAGGCGACACGTGCCGCTGCACTGTATTTGACCGTGTTGTCCCAACGGAGGGTGACATCCGGATTTCCGGTGTCGAAGCTGCCGGCGACCGCGGTTCCCGCCGTCCCCGCAATCGTGCCCGAGACCACCCCAGCAAGGGTGAGCGCCGCACGTCTTTTCGAAGGCTTGCAAACCAATTTTTCCTCCCATCGCTGACGTTATTTCTTGTCATGCGTCCGCAATCAGGCGATCAGGTCGATGGGTTTTCCGACGACGCCGTCCTCCTGCATGCCCGCCAGCAGATGGCGATGACCGACCACGGTGATGGCGGCCGAGAACCCGGCCGCCCGCTGACGGCGGCGCAAAAGGTTGTCGATGGTGATGCCGGCGATGGACCCCGTCATCATGTACCCGGTGACGCCGTGCAGCACGACGGAGCGGGCGTTCAGCCGGCCGCGGCCATGGGCGGTGAACATCACCCGGTGCAGGTTGAGATCCTCGCGCGGCGGCTCCCCTTGAGGCGCGATCTCCATCGCCCACGCATTGGTGATCCGTTCCTGCTCCTCCGGCGACTTGGACTGATGGTGATCGCGGAATTCCTGCATCCGGCCGCTCACCATGTTCATGAACGCCGGGTTGCCGAAGGTCACGACGGTTATGCAGTGGCGCACGCGCGGATCACCGGCGTACCAGACGGACTCGCCGCCGCCGCTCCACGGCAGCGCGATCTGCTCCTGGTGGATGCCGGGCACGGCGATGCGTACGCCGTCGGCTGCGGAATCCCAGGGCGTGAGCCTGTTGTCGTAAAGATAATACTGCGGCTGACAGACCATCCGCATGAACGACAGCGTCGAGGCGACGGACGGAATGCCGCGAAGGGTGTAGCTGATGTCGAGGGAATCGATTCCCGGTGTCTCCAGAACCAGTTCGGACACCAGCGCTCCGGCGTTCCACATCGAGGAGGTTGCTGGAGCAAGCACCAGGTCGCGCGCTTCGAACGCGGCCCCATACTCGCGCTGGAGATGCAACATCCAGTCCTGTTCACCGGTGGCGTCGAGATAATGGCAGCCGGCAGCAAGGGCGGCGCGCACCACCGGACCACCCAGTTGCATGAACGGACCCACCAGATTGAAGACGACCTGCCGCCCCTCCAGCAGGGCCGTCAGTGCCTGTTCGGTATGCTCCACCTGCACGACGCGGTAATCGGCCCCCTGCAGCTCGGGGAACTTTCCCAGCTGTTCTTCCAGGCGAGCCTTGCTGCGGCCGGCGGCGATGAAAGGGATCTTGCGCATTCCAAGCATGGCGGACACCCACTTGCCGGTGTATCCGCTTGCCCCGTAGACGACGACTCGGGGTTCGCTCATCTTACTCTCCCAGATGGATCAGAATTTTCGGGACGGGCTTGCGCCGTTCAGGCGACCTTGACAGCGTTCGACACCGGCCGGCGGAACACGCAGTTCGGATCGTCGCGGAAGCGCTCGAACAGAAAGCGCGGCTGCACCTTTTCGGAGGCCGTCTTCGGCAACTCCGCCAGGAGCTGTAGGAAGCCCGGAATCATGTTCGGTTCCAGGCGCGTGCGGCACCACTCGAAGAGTTCACCAGGGTCGAGGACGCAGCCGTCCATCGGCGTGACGGCCGCCACCACGTCGTGTTCGCCGGGAGCCCCGGATTCCGCCGGCACACCATAGACGAAGACGTCGTCCACCGCCGGATGCTCGGCCAGGACCTTTTCCACGAAGGCCGGGCTGATGAACTCGCCGTTGCGCCGGATGCCGCCGCCCTTTCGGCACTGGAAGAACACCCACCCATCGGCGTCCATGATCACCACATCGCCGGAATGCAGCCAGCCGCCTTCGGTCTTCAGGCGCGCCGCCTCCGGATTGTTGAAATACTCGACTTTCGCCGGAGAGCCGTCGGCGGAACGGAACCAGATTTCGCCGGGTGTTCCCGGGGGGACTTCGTTTCCGTCCTCGTCCACCACCTTGGCGACCAGCCCCGGCGCCACGCGCCCGCAACTGCCGACCGGCCCTTGACCGGCGGGGTTGATGGTCATGCCGCCTTCCATGGCGCCGTAGAACTCGGTGATTTCGACGTTGAAGCGCCTTGCGAAATCCTCCCAGATCGCCGCCGGCATGCCGGCGCTGACGACCAGCCGGAGCGGATTGTCGGCGTCGTCCGGGCGCCGCGGTTCGCTGTAGATCGCCGTGATCATCCCGCCCAGCAGCGAGAAGCTGGTGCAGCCGTAGCGGCGGACGACCTCCCACAGGCGGGATTTCGTGAATTTGCGGCTGAACACAGCGCGCAGCCCCATGTTCAAGGACGGCGCCAGCGTCACGAATTGAGCGTTCCCATGGGTCAGGGACAACCCGGTGTAGGGACGGTCGCCCGGCCGATAGCCGAACACGGCTTCACCATGGCCGGCGACCAGGGCGAAACGGGCATGCCGCACGACGACCCCTTTGGGATCTCCGGTGGTGCCCGACGTGTACATGATCTGCATCGGGAGAGTTTCGCTGTCGGTCGCGATGGCCAGCGACCGGGCCGGCGCGGCCAGGACGTTGCGCATCGCCTCGATGTGCAGCCCACCGGAATTGGCAAACACCGGACCGTCGCCGACGACGATGCCCCAGCCGAGGTTGGGGACCGAGGCGGTGGCACCGGCCAGCGCCTCTGACGCGTCGTCGCCGCAAACCGCGCCCACACAGCCGGAGTCCCGCAGCATGAACGCCAGCTTGGCATCCCGCGTGCGTGGGTCGATCGGCACGAAGACGGCACCGACGATGGCGGCGGCGATCATCGTTTCAACGAACTCCGGATGATTCTGTAGAAGCAGCGCGAA
Proteins encoded in this window:
- a CDS encoding efflux RND transporter permease subunit is translated as MKSSVDLSEAPVIRDIKDFDHQSGSFGERLLFNNRTFIIALCLLLTAFLGFQATRLELGASFEKMIPTKHPFIANYLANKSDLAGQGNALRIVVENRSGSIFDAAYLDTLRRLNDAVFLLPGVERPYMKSLWTPATRWTGVTEEGLDGGPVMPDDYDGSAASLEQVRRNVERSGEIGQLVAANHRSSVLFVPLLEVNAQTGERLDYHQLSQRLEALRDTYQAENVNIYITGFGKIVGDLISGLKQVVTFFGLAMGICAAVLFWYTRCLRSTLIVMACSIVAVVWLLGLLPTLGYQLDPYSILVPFLVFAIGMSHGAQKMNGVMQDIGRGTHKLVAARYTFRRLFLAGLTALLADAVGFAVLMVIEIRVIQELAVAASIGVAVLIFTNLILLPILLSYTGVSAKGAMRSIAAEAADLGDPAHKRHAFWAFLDSFTRRPVAALGVGAALATGVMGFAVSLNLKIGDLDPGAPELLKESRYNRDNAFVTANYAASSDIFVVMVRTPEYQCALYPTLIKLDALEWRLQQLDGVESTNSLAVVAKRSVVGMNEGNLKWYDVVRSQDVLNAIVTRAPRELFNQNCDLLTVYAYLKDHKADTLASVVAAVEAFAAENNSPGARFMQAAGNAGVEAATNIVVKKANTEMLALVYVAVTILAYITFRSWRAVVCAIFPLMLTSVLCEALMVWLGIGVKVATLPVIALGVGIGVDYALYVLTVTLARLREGMSLSDAYYRALLFTGRVVVLTGITLGVAVATWAFSPIKFQADMGILLAFMFIWNMLGALILIPALGFFLLRSGAEPQAAVAPVR
- a CDS encoding WD40/YVTN/BNR-like repeat-containing protein, with the protein product MSALLVLSTVLGSVGAVCAAPAGDPLEAEATVSKRSVQLMMASATRAGDRLVSVGERGTILLSDDHGVRWRQARVPVSVTLTAVSFATPRRGWAVGHSGVVLATGDGGETWTKQLDGVMAAAIERTAAADEGSPRRLAEADRLVRDGADKPFLAVHAMDEQTVLVVGAYGLAFRTTDGGRTWSSMIGAFDNPQGRHLYAILSARGVLHVAAEQGGMFRSTDGGHRFDVISMPAKGTFFGVAAMSGGDVLIAFGLRGTVCRSGDGGRSWEPVPMPPVSFTAETQLGDGSFVLMDELGSSYRSVDNGKNFQKLPEISPFPPADVALAADGHLIVVGLRGSARLSVGAASAEDGK
- a CDS encoding DUF1302 domain-containing protein; its protein translation is MVCKPSKRRAALTLAGVVSGTIAGTAGTAVAGSFDTGNPDVTLRWDNTVKYSAAARVASRDPAVAGSIPNSNLDDGDLNFGRGLISNRFDLLSELDVAYARKYGVRLSGAAWYDSVYNRKNDNDSPGTINHSSTAYNEFTRDTRRLHGRNAELLDAFAYGNFDIGDKNLSLRAGRYTLLYGESLFLGANGIAAAQSSIDVVKALSVPNSQFKEIGRPIGQVSGQFQATDDLTLGAYYQLEWRKYRLPASGSYFSVADILDEGGEVLYASGPMFGPGGLYFGRGSDIKAKNSGQGGLQIRYKVSPNWEFGLYGANFHDKTPKIYVRPGVNAQGQTSFGTSIGDYVLVYPENIQVYGASFATVVGDTNISGEFSVRNNQPFAGANGDVFVDPTGLANGSGRRLYPVGKSAHVNISAISVLNGNSLWDGASLIGELGYNHRLTVDNDRPLDPRVTRGAWGTRISFEANYFQVLPQVDLTVPISVGYAFGGRSSLGPAVFGPEKGGDITIGLTAEYEKRWRMSLQYVKYFGAKGPLTLDPVQREYSYKQTLADRDYVSLSLQTTF
- a CDS encoding AMP-binding protein, producing MSDMNPLSIAHLVAEKARIQPDLDVLTFENNGAEEVRTYSQLWNNGCRIAAALSARGVRKGDRFALLLQNHPEFVETMIAAAIVGAVFVPIDPRTRDAKLAFMLRDSGCVGAVCGDDASEALAGATASVPNLGWGIVVGDGPVFANSGGLHIEAMRNVLAAPARSLAIATDSETLPMQIMYTSGTTGDPKGVVVRHARFALVAGHGEAVFGYRPGDRPYTGLSLTHGNAQFVTLAPSLNMGLRAVFSRKFTKSRLWEVVRRYGCTSFSLLGGMITAIYSEPRRPDDADNPLRLVVSAGMPAAIWEDFARRFNVEITEFYGAMEGGMTINPAGQGPVGSCGRVAPGLVAKVVDEDGNEVPPGTPGEIWFRSADGSPAKVEYFNNPEAARLKTEGGWLHSGDVVIMDADGWVFFQCRKGGGIRRNGEFISPAFVEKVLAEHPAVDDVFVYGVPAESGAPGEHDVVAAVTPMDGCVLDPGELFEWCRTRLEPNMIPGFLQLLAELPKTASEKVQPRFLFERFRDDPNCVFRRPVSNAVKVA
- a CDS encoding DUF1329 domain-containing protein, encoding MIKNLSLASVVVLLLSGGLSHAAVTADEAAKLKSTLTPLGAEKAGNKDGSIPAWNGGLTTPGSRTSNLPADPFPGEKPLFQITAKNMGQYADKLGEGVKALLTRYPSYRIDVYPAHRTAAAPQYVYDNTFRNATSATLEKGGLAIKGAYGGIPFPIPKTGIELYWNHTLRVKPSSVEFGFVNWVGSADGRRTMANRADNNNQMPYYLPDGSAQSWNGDYLLARFVSTEPSFKAGESLVVRDRADPDDARQAWQYLVGQRRVRRAPTVGYDTPDFVASGANYFDEVNGFWGGPDRYEWKLVGKKEMFIPYNNNRYFNTPADEAFVPYHTNPDKTRWELHRVWVVEATLTPGKRHVVPRRTFYFDEDTWAITMIDGYDADGKLWRTSQSFSIAAPEVPAINSDPTIVYNLQAGTYSVIQFLNGEYWRAVPPKPNAFFTGDSLASQGVR
- a CDS encoding DUF5938 domain-containing protein, which codes for MSEPRVVVYGASGYTGKWVSAMLGMRKIPFIAAGRSKARLEEQLGKFPELQGADYRVVQVEHTEQALTALLEGRQVVFNLVGPFMQLGGPVVRAALAAGCHYLDATGEQDWMLHLQREYGAAFEARDLVLAPATSSMWNAGALVSELVLETPGIDSLDISYTLRGIPSVASTLSFMRMVCQPQYYLYDNRLTPWDSAADGVRIAVPGIHQEQIALPWSGGGESVWYAGDPRVRHCITVVTFGNPAFMNMVSGRMQEFRDHHQSKSPEEQERITNAWAMEIAPQGEPPREDLNLHRVMFTAHGRGRLNARSVVLHGVTGYMMTGSIAGITIDNLLRRRQRAAGFSAAITVVGHRHLLAGMQEDGVVGKPIDLIA